In a single window of the Pyrococcus sp. NA2 genome:
- the aroC gene encoding chorismate synthase — protein MMGRMIRFKLFGESHGKVVGVLIDGIPPGIKVNVEEIKKELERRKGIPRFSTKRREPDEPIILSGVFKGRTTGAPIVIVVENKDVDSSYYEEIRNLPRPGHADYPARIKYFGYNDYRGGGHFSGRLTLGMVIAGYFARKILERYDIKVRAYIKRIGKVETKDLSIEEIIESDHPYCPDEDAFERMIWEMEDARKRGDSVGGIIEAIAVNVPPGLGGPYEEDIEADLASAFFRIPAVKGVEFGLGFKFAESRGSEVNDHYTIKDGKIVTKTNNHGGILGGITTGMPIIARIAFKPTPSIYLPQRTVDLEKMVESEIRLRGRFDSCIVPKAVPVVEAVMSFVLADHLLARKAWEAFMANL, from the coding sequence ATGATGGGCAGGATGATTAGATTTAAGCTGTTTGGGGAGAGCCATGGAAAAGTTGTGGGAGTTCTAATAGATGGAATACCCCCTGGCATCAAGGTCAATGTTGAGGAGATTAAGAAAGAACTGGAACGCAGGAAGGGAATTCCAAGATTTTCCACTAAGAGAAGGGAGCCTGATGAGCCAATAATTCTGTCGGGAGTTTTCAAGGGACGCACAACGGGGGCACCCATAGTCATTGTAGTGGAGAATAAGGACGTTGATTCAAGCTATTATGAGGAGATTAGGAACCTCCCAAGGCCAGGACATGCCGATTATCCAGCTAGGATAAAATACTTCGGTTACAATGATTACAGGGGAGGAGGACATTTTTCTGGAAGGTTAACCTTAGGAATGGTGATAGCAGGATATTTTGCAAGGAAGATCCTGGAGAGGTACGACATAAAAGTTAGGGCATACATAAAGAGGATTGGGAAGGTTGAAACAAAGGATTTGAGCATAGAGGAGATCATTGAATCAGATCATCCCTACTGTCCTGATGAGGACGCCTTCGAGAGGATGATTTGGGAGATGGAGGATGCTAGGAAGAGGGGAGATAGCGTTGGCGGAATAATTGAGGCCATTGCGGTTAACGTGCCTCCGGGACTTGGAGGTCCATATGAGGAGGACATTGAGGCTGATTTGGCCTCAGCTTTCTTCAGGATTCCAGCGGTTAAGGGAGTTGAATTTGGACTTGGCTTTAAATTTGCCGAGAGTAGGGGGAGTGAAGTTAACGACCACTACACGATTAAGGATGGCAAGATAGTTACGAAAACTAACAACCATGGGGGCATCCTTGGCGGAATAACTACGGGTATGCCAATAATTGCGAGGATAGCCTTCAAGCCAACCCCATCGATATATCTTCCTCAGAGGACTGTTGACCTGGAAAAAATGGTTGAGAGTGAGATAAGGCTTAGGGGTAGGTTTGACTCATGCATCGTGCCTAAGGCGGTTCCGGTTGTTGAGGCTGTAATGTCCTTTGTTTTGGCAGATCATCTATTGGCCAGGAAAGCATGGGAAGCGTTCATGG
- the aroA gene encoding 3-phosphoshikimate 1-carboxyvinyltransferase, with translation MIRIAPVDEVKGSLKAPPSKSYTHRAYFLALLAEGRSKVLEPLFSRDTLATLEAIKTFGALVDRDSIVPPGELSAGYINALESGTTARFSVAIAAIAKGKTTIDGIGRLRERPFDGLVMALQSLGVKVLGNRLPIVVYGGSVEKRKVEVNASKSSQFASALLLLASRIGLEVEIVNPVSRPYIEVTLKTMEAFGVEFERFENKISVYPGVRGTKFNVPGDYSSASFFLAAGALYGKVRVENLQRDDPQADAKILDVLEEFGANVRVGRSHVEVERNELRPLNIDCSDFPDLFPVLAVLASYAEGKSVITGRQLRFKESDRIHAIAVNLARAGIRVRELQNGLEIWGGKPKGFEVVSFNDHRIVMAMAVLALGADGETIVRDEQVVSKSYPNFFEDLWRILQ, from the coding sequence AGTTACACCCATAGGGCTTATTTCCTTGCATTGTTAGCTGAAGGTAGGAGTAAGGTTCTAGAGCCCTTGTTCTCCAGGGATACACTTGCAACGCTCGAAGCGATTAAAACCTTTGGTGCTCTAGTTGATAGGGATTCCATTGTGCCTCCAGGAGAGCTGTCCGCAGGTTACATAAATGCCCTCGAGTCTGGAACAACCGCAAGGTTTTCCGTTGCAATAGCAGCCATAGCAAAGGGGAAGACCACCATAGACGGAATTGGGAGGCTTAGGGAAAGGCCATTTGATGGATTAGTTATGGCCCTTCAATCGCTTGGAGTCAAAGTTCTTGGTAATAGATTACCAATAGTTGTTTACGGTGGTAGTGTTGAGAAGAGAAAAGTTGAGGTCAATGCCTCCAAGTCCTCACAGTTCGCAAGTGCCCTTCTACTTTTAGCATCTAGGATTGGTCTGGAGGTTGAGATAGTTAATCCCGTCTCGAGGCCTTACATAGAGGTGACCCTGAAAACCATGGAGGCTTTTGGAGTTGAGTTCGAAAGGTTTGAAAATAAGATCAGTGTTTATCCTGGGGTCAGGGGGACAAAATTTAATGTTCCTGGGGATTATTCTTCAGCTTCCTTTTTCTTAGCTGCTGGGGCGCTTTATGGGAAAGTTAGGGTTGAAAATCTGCAAAGGGATGATCCCCAGGCGGATGCCAAGATATTGGATGTTCTGGAAGAATTCGGTGCAAACGTTAGAGTTGGGAGGAGTCATGTTGAAGTTGAAAGGAACGAGCTCAGACCATTGAACATCGATTGCTCAGATTTTCCAGATTTGTTCCCAGTTCTTGCCGTTCTAGCATCGTATGCAGAGGGCAAAAGTGTTATTACGGGGAGGCAACTGAGGTTCAAGGAGAGCGATAGAATTCATGCAATTGCCGTGAATCTCGCAAGGGCCGGTATTAGGGTTAGGGAATTGCAGAATGGGCTTGAGATCTGGGGAGGTAAACCGAAGGGTTTTGAGGTAGTTTCTTTCAACGACCACAGGATCGTCATGGCAATGGCAGTTCTGGCGTTGGGGGCTGATGGAGAGACGATTGTGAGGGATGAGCAAGTTGTTTCAAAGTCTTATCCTAACTTCTTTGAGGATCTATGGAGGATACTGCAATGA